DNA from Rhizobacter sp. J219:
CGCCAGCGCCTGCAGCATCTCGGTGTGCCCGGGGAAGGACACCCCGGCCGCCGACAGTGCTTCCTTGTGGATGGGGGCGGTCACGATGGCGCGGGCCTGGCCGGCCTGCACCAGGGCCACGGCCTGCTCGATGCACGCCGCCGCCGCCGCCCCGGCGCGCGCATCGACACGCCCGAAGCCCGCCTGCGGCAGATCGACCGGCAGGCCCCGGGCCTGCACCAGCGCCACGCAATTCGGTGGACATGCACCCACGTCGCGCGGACTGTCGATCAACGCCAGCGCCGTGCCCCGCCCCACTTGCGCCAGGGCCCGCCGCATCACCGCGGCGTCGCCCAGCACGAAGGCCCCTTCCGCCTGGCCGCTCGCAAACGCCTTGGCGATGATCTCCGGCCCGATGCCACACGCATCGCCCATCGTGATGACCAAAGGGGCGCTCACGTCAGGCCGGGTTGTCGATCTCGATGAACTGGTGCTCGAGGCCGAATCTTTCGGCCACGTGCGCCCCGAGTGCCGGAGCGCCATAGCGCTCGGTCGCATGGTGGCCGCAGGCGAAGAACGCGACACCGGTCTCACGCGCGAGGTGCGCCTGCGGCTCGGAGATCTCGCCCGTGATGAACGCCTCGGCGCCGGCGGCGATGGCCGATTCGAAATAGCCCTGAGCGCCGCCGGTGCACCAGGCGATGCGCTTCAGCGTGACACCCGGCCGGCCGTCGACCATCACCGGCTCTCGGCCCAGGCGCTCGGCGAGCATGGCCTTCAGCGCGGCCGTCGTGAGCGGCTGAACCGGGGTGCCGACGAAACCGATGTCCTGCTCGCCGAAGCGGCCGTCGGGCACGAGCTTCAGCCTGGCGCCGAGCTGCGCGTTGTTGCCGTAGTCGGGGTGGGCATCCAGCGGCAGGTGGTAGGCGTAGAGGTTGATGCCATGCCTCATCAACAACTCCACTCGCGCCTTCAGCCAACCGGTGAGGCGACCATCGTGCCCCCGCCAGAAGAGCCCGTGGTGCACGAGGATCGCATCGGCCTGCTGCTCGATCGCGGCTTCGATGAGCGCGCGACTGGCGGTCACGCCCGAGACCAGCTTCTTCACCTCCGGCTTGCCCTCGATCTGCAGACCGTTCGGCCCATAATCGCGGAACTTCCCCACGTCGAGCAAGGCGCCGAGGTACGACTCGATGTCAGAGCGTGAGGCCATGAAGATTTCAGGATCGGGTTGATGCGCAGGACGTGGCTCATTTTCTCCCAAGCCGTCACGGTGGCGGTGGCCTTGTGGTTCGTGGTCGCCACCTTGAAGCCCGACTGGATCCGGCGTGACACCGTCTCGGGCCTGCCAGCGGCGGTCTCCATCCTTCAGGCCCCCGCCCTGCCCGCCTCCTCAGCCAGTGCCGGAGGGCTGACCAGCTACGCCGCCGCGGCCAAGCGCGCCACACCGGCGGTCGTCAGCATCACCGCCAGCAAGACGCCGCAACGCAACCCGCAGGCCGACGACCCCTGGTTCCGCTTCTTCTTCGGTGACCAGCCCCAGCGCCAGCAGCAACAGCCGCAGGTGGGCCTGGGCTCCGGCGTGATCGTCTCGCCCGATGGCTACCTGCTGACCAACAACCACGTCATCGACGGCGCCGACGACATCGAGGTGCAGCTGTCTGATGGCCGCCAGTCGCGCGCCAAGGTGGTCGGCACCGACCCCGAGACTGACGTCGCGGTGCTCAAGATCTCGCTCGACAAGCTGCCGGTCATCGCGTTCGGCAGCGTCGAGTCGGCGCAAGTGGGCGACGTGGTGCTGGCGATCGGCAACCCGTTCGGCGTGGGGCAGACCGTCACCTCGGGCATAGTGAGCGCGCTCGGCCGCAACCAGCTCGGCATCAACACCTTCGAGAACTTCATCCAGACCGACGCGGCCATCAATCCCGGCAACTCCGGCGGTGCGCTGGTCGATGCCCACGGCAACCTGCTCGGCATCAACACCGCGATCTACTCCCGCTCCGGAGGCAGCATGGGCATCGGCTTCGCCATTCCCGCCAACACCGCGCAGCTGGTGATGGAAGGCCTGATCCGCGATGGCCAGGTCACCCGCGGCTGGATCGGCGTGGAGCCGCGCGACCTCACGCCCGAGATTGCCGAAACCTTCAACCTTCCTGTGAGGGAGGGCGTGCTCATCACCGGCGTGCTGCAGAACGGCCCGGCGGCCGCCGGCGGCATGCGCCCGGGCGACGTGGTGGTGAAGGTGGCCGGCACGCCGGTGGCCAACACCGTTCAGCTGCTGGCGGCGGTGGCGGCTCTCAAGCCGCAGGCGACGGCGACACTCTCGGTGCAACGCGGCGACCGCACCATCGAACTCAAGGTCGTGGTCGCTCAGCGCCCACGCTCCGGGCCGCCGCGCGAACGCTGAGCGCGAGCGCTCAGCTGGTCGTCTTCTCTTCCGGCTTTTCTTCTGGCGCCTTGGTGTGCCTGATGAAGAGCACCGACGCCCAGATCCCGACCTCATACAGGATGCACATCGGGATGGCCAACGCCAGCTGCGAGATCACGTCGGGCGGCGTCACGACCGCCGCGATGATGAACGCCAGCACGATGAAGTAGCCGCGGAAGCCCTTCAGGCGCTCGATCGACACCACCCCCAGCCGCGCCAGCACGATCACGACGATGGGCACCTCGAAGGCCAGGCCGAAGACGAGGAACAGCGTCAGCACGAAGCCGAAGTACTGCTCGATGTCAGGTGCGGCGGTGATGCTGGTGGGCGCGAAGTTCTGGATGAACTGCGCCATGGCCGGCAGGACAAGGAAGTAGCAGAACGCCACGCCGATGAAGAAGAGGATGGTGCTCGACACCACCAGCGGCAGCACCAGGCGCTTCTCGTGCGTGTACAGCCCCGGCGCGACGAAGGCCCAGGTCTGGTACAGCACATAGGGCAGCGCCACCAGGAAGCCCGACATCAGCGTGATCTTCAGCGGCACCAGGATGGGCGAAATCACGTTGGTCGCGATCAGCGTCGCGCCCTTGGGCAGGTGCGAGACCAGCGGCGCGGCCAGCAGGTCGTAGAGCGCGCCCGACCCCGGCCACACCATCAGGATGCCGAAGCAGATCAGGATCGCGATCACCGCCCGGATCAGGCGGTCGCGCAGTTCGACGAGGTGGGCGACGAAGGGCTGCTCGGTGCCGGCCAGTTCGTCAGGTTTGTCTTCCGAAGTGCTCATGCCGACGACCCACTGCGCGGCGGGCGGAAACGTGCCACGCGCGCCGCGCCCGACTGGGCCTTCGCACGAATGCCGGTGCGCTGCTTGTACCAGAGCGGCATGGCGCTGCGCTTCACCCGCCACTTCTTGCGCGGGTGCTTGTAGACAGGGGCTTCGTCCTGCATGCCCCCGGTGAACGGTGCCGGTTCGGCATCGCTCCAGGCGTTTTCGAGCGCGGCCGTGGCCTGGTTGACCTCGCTCGTCACCGAGGTTTCGACATCACGCGCCGCCTCTTCGAACTGGCCCTTCATCTTCTTGAGTTCTTCCAGTTCGATGGAGCGGTTGACCTCCGCCTTCACGTCGGCCACATAGCGCTGTGCCTTGCCCAGCAGGTGACCCACCGTGCGGGCAACACGCGGCAGCTTCTCCGGGCCGATGACGATGAGCGCCACCGCGCCGATCAGCGCGAGTTTGTCGAAGCCGAAGTCAATCAAGGATCAGGACTTCGTCTTGGCGTCGACGTCGACGTCGACGGTGTTGGGGTCCTGGACCTTGTTGGCCGTGACCTGCGGGTTGGCAGCCGACGCGTCGTTGTTTGCCGAGCCGTCTTTCATGCCGTCCTTGAAGCCCTTGACGGCGCCACCGAGGTCGCTGCCGATGTTCTTCAATTTCTTGGTGCCGAACACCAGAATCACGATCGCCAGCACGATGAGCCAGTGCCAGATGCTGAATGAACCCATTTGGATCTCCTGAAGGGAATTGGTAAGTTTAGGTGACGCTTTTGCGCCAGGGTTCAACCCTTGGCCCAGGGGCGCGGGCCGCCCATGGCATGAAGATGCAAATGCGGCACTTCTTGGCGCCCGTCGGGGCCGTTGTTAACCATCACGCGAAAGCCGCCCGTCACGCCGAGCTGCTTCATCAACACCGGCGCCAGCGCCAACATGCGACCGAGCAAGGCCTGGTGCTGCTCGGGGGTGGTGTCATAGAGCGACTCGATGTGCGCCTTGGGGATGATCAGCACATGCTGCGGTGCCCACGGCGCGATGTCGTGAAAGGCCAGCAGGTCGTCGTCTTCGTAGGCCTTGCGGCTCGGGATTTGCCCCGCGACGATCTTGCAGAAGATGCAGCTCGGGTCGTGCGGGTGGGTCGGGAGGGGTGCCGTCATTTCACATCCATCGGTTTGCCGTCGTTCCAGTACAGGAAGCCCTTGACGATGCGGTAGATCACCCAGATCCCGTCGGCAATCAGGATCACGACCCCGACGCCGACGATCGCCAGCATGCACCCCACCACGAACCACAACAGGCTCCACCAGAAGGTGCGGATCTGCCAGGTGAAGTGGCTTTCATAGAGCGTGCCAGCCGCGTCGTCGCGCTTCACGTAGTTGATGACGATGGCCACGATCGCGGTGACCCCCGTGAACGCGCTCAGCGCGTACAGGATGTAGGTCACCATCGTGAGCTGTTTCAGGCTCGCGAGCTTTTCGCTGTCACCGGTCAGGGCCTCGTTCATGGTTGCCTTTCGTCGTGGTCGCGCACCTGGGTCTTGCGCAATGCGAATTCTTCCAGGCCGGAGAGCCCCTCGCGCCGCTCCAGCTCCGCCAGCACGTCAGCAGGTTTCAGGCCAAAGGCCGCCAGCGCGATCATGGAGTGGAACCACAGGTCGGCCACCTCGTAGACGATCTTCTGCGGCTCGCCATCCTTGGCGGCCATCACGGTCTCGGTGGCCTCTTCGCCAATCTTTTTCAGGATGGCATCGTTCCCCTTGTGGAACAAGCGCGCGACGTAGCTCTTGTCCGGGTCGCCGCCCTTGCGCGACTCGATGATCTCGGCCAACCGGGCCAGGGTGTCGTTGCCCGAAGGCTTGCTGCTCATTTGTAGATGCTCTCCGGGTCCTTCAGCACGGGGTCGACCGCCTTCCAGGCGCCATCTTCCAGCTTTTGGAAGAAGCAGCTGTGACGCCCGGTGTGGCAGGCGATGCCGGGTACGTGCCCCAGCTGGGTCACCTTGAGCAGCAGCACATCGTTGTCGCAATCGAGACGCATCTCGTGCACTTTCTGGATGTGACCCGACTCTTCGCCCTTGTGCCACAGGCGCTGGCGCGAACGGCTCCAGTAGACCGCTTCCCCGCGCATGACGGTCTCGTGCACCGCCTCGCGGTTCATGAAGGCGAACATCAGCACGTCCTGCGTCGTGGCCTCCTGGGCGATCACCGGCACCAGACCGTTTTCATCCCACTTGATGGCGTCGAGAAAATCCATGCGGGCAGTTTACCTACCGGGGCTGCACGGGCTCGTGCGTGGGACCCGCGAAACCACGCTCGGCGGCGAACCATTCGAGCACCGGCAACGTGCCCGGCAGCACGGGCTTCACGGCCACCGGCAAGGTCTGCCAGGCCATGCTCTGGCGCTCGCGCATCTCGAACTCGCCCTTCCACGCGTAGACCTTGCAGAAGTGCAGGCGCACACGGGCGTGTTCGTAGTCGACGAGTTCCACCTTCCAGGGGTGCGCCTCGCCAATCGTGATGCCCAGCTCCTCGTGAAGCTCGCGCCGCAGCGCCTGCTCCACCGTTTCGCCCGCCTCCAGCTTGCCGCCCGGGAACTCCCAGTAGCCGGCGTAGACCTTGCCCTCCGGGCGCGAGGTCAGGAGGAAATTCCCCTCGGCATCGACCAGCACCCCCACCGCCACGTCGACCGGCGTGCGTTCCGCGGCGGCCGTCATGGGGCGTGCCTGCCGGCGTAGTCCTGCGCGAACTGGAAGGCGACCCGGCCGGAACGCGAGCCACGCTCCAGCGCCCACACCAGGCTTTCCTGGCGGGCGGCCTGGATCGCGTCTTCCGACACGCCCTGGTTGCGCAGCCATTGGCCCACGATCGCGAGGTATTCGTCCTGAGTGAAGGGGTAGAAGCTCACCCACAGGCCGAAGCGTTCGCTCAGCGAGATCTTTTCCTCCACGACCTCGCCCGGGTGCACCTCGCCGTCTTCGGTGTGCTGGTAGGTGAGGTTTTCCTTCATGTACTCGGGCAACAGGTGGCGGCGGTTGCTGGTGGCGTAGATCAGCACGTTGTCCGAGGCCTGGGCCACCGAGCCATCGAGGATGGACTTGAGCGCCTTGTAGCCCGGCTCGCCCTCGTCGAAGCTCAGGTCGTCGCAGAACACGATGAAGCGCTCGTCGCGCCCCGCCACGAGGTCGACGATGTCGGGCAGGTCCACCAGATCGGCCTTGTCGACCTCGATCAGCCGCAAACCCTGGCCGGAAAACTCATTGAGGCAAGCCTTCACTAGCGAGCTTTTCCCCGTGCCACGGGCCCCGGTGAGCAAAACATTGTTCGCTGCACGACGATTCACAAATTGCGCAGTATTGCGCAACAAGCGCTCTTTTTGCGACTCGACCTCCACCAGCGATCCGAGCCTGATGGAGGCCACATGGCGCACCGGTTCGAGCACCGCGCGGCCATGCCGGCGGCGGTAGCGGAAAGCGGTCGAAGCCGACCAGTCAGGAGCGTGCAAACCCTGTGGCAATGCGGCCTCCAGCCGATCCATCAGCTGTTCGGCGCGGGTGATCAGGTGCATCAAGGAGTCAGTCAACATGGCAAGTCGGTCATAGCGGAAACAAGGCATCCGGCACTCGCCAGGAGCGGGTGACCGTTTACGGGTTTACGAGAGCGGGGAAAACGAGGGACATCAAAAATAAACGTGCGTCCAAAATTGCGTTGCCTCTTGGTTGTTTGTCTGGGGTGAGCGTCCGCAACGGGCCCACGGCATGAGCACCGCTGGCAACGAGTGGCACACCGGAATCCGGCGGACGCGCTGCTTCCGGCTTCTTCCAACCATTGAAGGAGACCCATCCACATGAAACGCACCGCCATTCTCGCGAGTGTCGCACTCGCTTCCGTGCTCGCCTGCGGCCAGGCCGCCGCCCAGACGGAACCCATCGTGTTCGTGCACGGCTACAGCGGCAGTTCGAGCAACTGGTCGACCATGATCAGCCGCTTCACCGCCAGCGGCTACCCGTCGAACAAGCTCTATGGCTTCAACTACAACTCGCTGCTCGTGTCCGACACCGCCAGCGGCGCACAACTCGCCAGCTACGTGAGCACCGTGCGCGCCCGCCACGGCGGCGAGAGGGTCAGCATCGTCGCCCACTCCAACGGTGGCCTGGTGTCGCGCGCCTTCCGCGTGTTCAACGGCGGCTCGTCGGTAATGCGCCGATTCGTCACGCTGGGCACCCCGCACAGCGGCACCACCAGCGCCTGGGCCTGCTTCAGCCCGGCGTGCTTCGACATGCGCCCGGGTTCGCTCTTCCTGCTTTCGCTGGCAGGCCGCGGCTGTGACCGTTCGCTGTGGTCGGCGGTCGACGGGGTGATCCTGCCGGCCAGCAGCGCCCGCTGTGGAAACAGCACGCAAGTCGCCAGCGTGGGCCATCTGTCCCTGCTGACCGACTCGAGCGTGTACAACAGTGTCCGCGCCGCCCTGCGCTGAGCCACCTTGCCGCCGGGCGTCCATCGCCTGGCGGCGTCCATGCATCCTTCCCATGACCCGATTGCGCTTCGCAGCCTTAGCCCTGGCCATGCTGCCCTGCCTGTGGCTGGGTGCCTGCAAACCGGCGACGCCGGCCGACAACTCCACTCCCAAGACCGACACGGTGGCCTTGCTCGATGGCGAGCCCCTGAGCCGCACCCTGCTGGATGAAATCGCCCGCCAGTACGCGGGCTCGGCAAACCCCTTTGATGCCCCTGCCAGCGCGCCGTCAGCCGCCGCCTCAGCTGGCAGCGCCCCGGCAGCAAGCCGCCAGCGCCTCCTCGACGAGCTGGTCGACATCGAGCTGCTCGCCCGCAAGGCGCGCGAGCGTGGCCTCGACAAACAACCGGCGTTCATCGCCGAAAACGAGCTGCAGACCAAGACCCTGCTCGCGCAGGCAATGGTGCGCGAGCAAATCGCCGGCCTGACCGTGACCGACGCGGAGCTGGCGGCGGCCTACGAAGAGCGTGTGCCGCCGCACCAGTTCAAGCTGGCCCACATCCTCGTCGCCGAGCAGGCGACGGCGCTGGCCGTGCTCGAACAGCTCAAGCAAGGCCGGCCCTTCGCCGAGCTGGCCAAACGCTATTCCATCGACGCCGACAACCGCCACCGCGGCGGCAGCCTCGGCACCATGCTGATCGACCAGCTGCCCCTCGAGATGGCCGCCGCCGTGCGACACCTCAAACCCGGCGAACACGCCGCCCAGCCGGTGCAGACCCCGCAGGGCTGGCACGTGATGCAGCTGCAGGGCCTGGAGCCCCTGCCGCAGCGCGCCACGCTGGACACCGCACGCGCCTGGTTGCATCCGCAGATCGTGCATGCCAAGGTGGACGCCCAGCAGAAACAATGGCGGCGCGAAGCCAAGGTGCAACTGACCGAGTCGCCATGACGCCACACGCCTTCCGGGCCGTGTTGATCGCGACGCTGGGCGCGGTGGGCGTCGGGCTGTGGCTGGCGCTGTCCGGCCCCGACGATGCCGAGGCCCCCTCCACGCCCGACTCCCGATCGGCCGGCGGCCGGGTCGGCGCTGATGCAGCCCCGCCCACTGCGCAGGCCGGCAGCGCGCCCAGCTCGATCGAAGACGCCGCGCGCCTGCTCGAACTCGGCGCGGCCGGTGACCTGAGCGTCGACATGAACACCCGCGCCGCGCTCGACGTGCTGCTCGGCCTGCTCGGCCCGGACGCCACACCGGCCGACTTCCAGCGCCTCGAAGACGCCTTGCGTCGCTCCATGCCCGGAGAGGCCGCGACCCAGGCCATCGCCCTGGTGCGACGCTACGACACCTACCAGCGCGCCGCCGCCGCGCAAAGCGCCACGCAGCAGGCCCCGGGCACGCCAGACGAGCTGAAGGCCATGCTCGACAAGGCCATCGCGCTGCGCCGCCAGCATTTCGACGAGGCCACCGCCCGCGCGCTCTTCGGCGCCGAAGAGGAGCTCACCCGACTCGACATTGCGATGAACGCCATCCAGGCCGACCCCCAGCTTTCCGAACAGGAGAAAGCGACCCGGATCCGCGCCTTGCGCGAAAGCAGCCCACGCGACCTGCCCGGCCTTCAGGCCCCGGTGTCGGCCAAGCTCGGCGAGATGGACGCCCAGATCGCCGCCCTGCGCCAGCAGGGTTCGAGCCCCGCGCAGATCGAACAGGTGCGCCAGCGCTACCTCGGCCAGGAAGCCGCCAAGGCGCTGACCGAGATGGAGGTCCAGCGTGACCAGTGGGAGTCACGCTACCAGGCGTTTGCCCAGCAGAAGAAAGCCATCGTCGCCGCGGCCTCGCCCGACATGGCCGCCCAGATCGACGCCGCGCTGCGCCAGCACTTCACGGAAGAAGAGCTGGCCGCCGCCCGTGCCTACGACCGCCAGAGAACCACCGCCCCATGAGAGCCTTTGCCTTCCTCCTGATCTGCTCCGGCCTCGCCACGACACCCGTCATCGCCGCCGACGCCACCTTGCCGGCCGGTGCCGTCGCCACCGTCAACGGCCAACCGGTCTCGCGCGCCATGCTCGATGAGCTCGCGCGCAGCCGTGCCGCCAGCGGCTTGCCGCCCGAGATGCAGGACCGGCGCCGCATGCTCGACGACCTGGTCGACATGGAGCTGCTGGCCCAGCGCGCCAAGGCGACCGGCGTGGCCGCGCGCCCGCAGACACGCGCCGAACTCGAACTCGCCCACAAGACGCTGCTCGGCCAGCGGCTGATGCAGCAGCTCATCGCCGAGATGCCCGTCGACGAGGCCGAACTGCAGGCACGCTACCGCACGCTGCCGCTCGACGTGCAGATCGACGCGAGCCACATCCTGGTGAAGGAAGAGAAGCTGGCCCGCGATCTCATCGCGCAGCTCGAGCGGGGTGCCTCATTTGCGGCACTGGCGCGCAAGCACACGCTGGACACCGAAACCGCCGCACGCGGAGGTGCGCTGAACCCCGTGCTGGTCAGCGAGCTGGCCCCGGCGTTTGCGGCCGCGGCCCAGGCGCTGAAGCCGGGTCAATACACGCGTGAGCCGGTGCAGACGGAGTTCGGCTGGCACGTGATCCGCCTCACCGCGCTGCACACGCAGCCCAAGCCGACCTACGAACGACTGAAGGACGAGTTGCGCAAGTTGATCGCCGGGGAGCGGCTGCAGGCGCAGCTCGCCCAGTGGCGCAAGGAAGCCAAGCTGACGGTGCTGCAGGCGCCCTGATGGGCACCCGGCACCGGTTCAGGTGCGGACGAGCAGTTCCAGTGCGC
Protein-coding regions in this window:
- a CDS encoding Nif3-like dinuclear metal center hexameric protein, producing MASRSDIESYLGALLDVGKFRDYGPNGLQIEGKPEVKKLVSGVTASRALIEAAIEQQADAILVHHGLFWRGHDGRLTGWLKARVELLMRHGINLYAYHLPLDAHPDYGNNAQLGARLKLVPDGRFGEQDIGFVGTPVQPLTTAALKAMLAERLGREPVMVDGRPGVTLKRIAWCTGGAQGYFESAIAAGAEAFITGEISEPQAHLARETGVAFFACGHHATERYGAPALGAHVAERFGLEHQFIEIDNPA
- a CDS encoding S1C family serine protease, producing the protein MRRTWLIFSQAVTVAVALWFVVATLKPDWIRRDTVSGLPAAVSILQAPALPASSASAGGLTSYAAAAKRATPAVVSITASKTPQRNPQADDPWFRFFFGDQPQRQQQQPQVGLGSGVIVSPDGYLLTNNHVIDGADDIEVQLSDGRQSRAKVVGTDPETDVAVLKISLDKLPVIAFGSVESAQVGDVVLAIGNPFGVGQTVTSGIVSALGRNQLGINTFENFIQTDAAINPGNSGGALVDAHGNLLGINTAIYSRSGGSMGIGFAIPANTAQLVMEGLIRDGQVTRGWIGVEPRDLTPEIAETFNLPVREGVLITGVLQNGPAAAGGMRPGDVVVKVAGTPVANTVQLLAAVAALKPQATATLSVQRGDRTIELKVVVAQRPRSGPPRER
- the tatC gene encoding twin-arginine translocase subunit TatC, which produces MSTSEDKPDELAGTEQPFVAHLVELRDRLIRAVIAILICFGILMVWPGSGALYDLLAAPLVSHLPKGATLIATNVISPILVPLKITLMSGFLVALPYVLYQTWAFVAPGLYTHEKRLVLPLVVSSTILFFIGVAFCYFLVLPAMAQFIQNFAPTSITAAPDIEQYFGFVLTLFLVFGLAFEVPIVVIVLARLGVVSIERLKGFRGYFIVLAFIIAAVVTPPDVISQLALAIPMCILYEVGIWASVLFIRHTKAPEEKPEEKTTS
- the tatA gene encoding Sec-independent protein translocase subunit TatA, which encodes MGSFSIWHWLIVLAIVILVFGTKKLKNIGSDLGGAVKGFKDGMKDGSANNDASAANPQVTANKVQDPNTVDVDVDAKTKS
- a CDS encoding histidine triad nucleotide-binding protein; the encoded protein is MTAPLPTHPHDPSCIFCKIVAGQIPSRKAYEDDDLLAFHDIAPWAPQHVLIIPKAHIESLYDTTPEQHQALLGRMLALAPVLMKQLGVTGGFRVMVNNGPDGRQEVPHLHLHAMGGPRPWAKG
- a CDS encoding phosphoribosyl-ATP diphosphatase, whose amino-acid sequence is MSSKPSGNDTLARLAEIIESRKGGDPDKSYVARLFHKGNDAILKKIGEEATETVMAAKDGEPQKIVYEVADLWFHSMIALAAFGLKPADVLAELERREGLSGLEEFALRKTQVRDHDERQP
- the hisI gene encoding phosphoribosyl-AMP cyclohydrolase, whose translation is MDFLDAIKWDENGLVPVIAQEATTQDVLMFAFMNREAVHETVMRGEAVYWSRSRQRLWHKGEESGHIQKVHEMRLDCDNDVLLLKVTQLGHVPGIACHTGRHSCFFQKLEDGAWKAVDPVLKDPESIYK
- a CDS encoding NUDIX domain-containing protein, with protein sequence MTAAAERTPVDVAVGVLVDAEGNFLLTSRPEGKVYAGYWEFPGGKLEAGETVEQALRRELHEELGITIGEAHPWKVELVDYEHARVRLHFCKVYAWKGEFEMRERQSMAWQTLPVAVKPVLPGTLPVLEWFAAERGFAGPTHEPVQPR
- a CDS encoding ATP-binding protein produces the protein MLTDSLMHLITRAEQLMDRLEAALPQGLHAPDWSASTAFRYRRRHGRAVLEPVRHVASIRLGSLVEVESQKERLLRNTAQFVNRRAANNVLLTGARGTGKSSLVKACLNEFSGQGLRLIEVDKADLVDLPDIVDLVAGRDERFIVFCDDLSFDEGEPGYKALKSILDGSVAQASDNVLIYATSNRRHLLPEYMKENLTYQHTEDGEVHPGEVVEEKISLSERFGLWVSFYPFTQDEYLAIVGQWLRNQGVSEDAIQAARQESLVWALERGSRSGRVAFQFAQDYAGRHAP
- a CDS encoding triacylglycerol lipase produces the protein MKRTAILASVALASVLACGQAAAQTEPIVFVHGYSGSSSNWSTMISRFTASGYPSNKLYGFNYNSLLVSDTASGAQLASYVSTVRARHGGERVSIVAHSNGGLVSRAFRVFNGGSSVMRRFVTLGTPHSGTTSAWACFSPACFDMRPGSLFLLSLAGRGCDRSLWSAVDGVILPASSARCGNSTQVASVGHLSLLTDSSVYNSVRAALR
- a CDS encoding peptidylprolyl isomerase — translated: MTRLRFAALALAMLPCLWLGACKPATPADNSTPKTDTVALLDGEPLSRTLLDEIARQYAGSANPFDAPASAPSAAASAGSAPAASRQRLLDELVDIELLARKARERGLDKQPAFIAENELQTKTLLAQAMVREQIAGLTVTDAELAAAYEERVPPHQFKLAHILVAEQATALAVLEQLKQGRPFAELAKRYSIDADNRHRGGSLGTMLIDQLPLEMAAAVRHLKPGEHAAQPVQTPQGWHVMQLQGLEPLPQRATLDTARAWLHPQIVHAKVDAQQKQWRREAKVQLTESP
- a CDS encoding lipase secretion chaperone; protein product: MTPHAFRAVLIATLGAVGVGLWLALSGPDDAEAPSTPDSRSAGGRVGADAAPPTAQAGSAPSSIEDAARLLELGAAGDLSVDMNTRAALDVLLGLLGPDATPADFQRLEDALRRSMPGEAATQAIALVRRYDTYQRAAAAQSATQQAPGTPDELKAMLDKAIALRRQHFDEATARALFGAEEELTRLDIAMNAIQADPQLSEQEKATRIRALRESSPRDLPGLQAPVSAKLGEMDAQIAALRQQGSSPAQIEQVRQRYLGQEAAKALTEMEVQRDQWESRYQAFAQQKKAIVAAASPDMAAQIDAALRQHFTEEELAAARAYDRQRTTAP
- a CDS encoding peptidylprolyl isomerase codes for the protein MRAFAFLLICSGLATTPVIAADATLPAGAVATVNGQPVSRAMLDELARSRAASGLPPEMQDRRRMLDDLVDMELLAQRAKATGVAARPQTRAELELAHKTLLGQRLMQQLIAEMPVDEAELQARYRTLPLDVQIDASHILVKEEKLARDLIAQLERGASFAALARKHTLDTETAARGGALNPVLVSELAPAFAAAAQALKPGQYTREPVQTEFGWHVIRLTALHTQPKPTYERLKDELRKLIAGERLQAQLAQWRKEAKLTVLQAP